GTGTAGAAAATAAGGTTTTCTCAAGACTCCCAGGAGTCTTCATTTTCCTCCTGGGAAAGCAAACACACGAGTTCCATCCCAAGCCACGCGCCTGCGCTTCTGGCTCATTCCAGGAACCCCCAGGAAAGCTCATGGTCCTGGGGTTTCATTCCAACAGCTGTCAGGGTGGCGCTACAACTGCTAACAGCAGCAACAGCTAAccagggagggcagttaggacagagaggggagaacTATGAtagtgacagttggaaatgagcactctggacaaaactgagtgctgaaaggaggcagaGGGACATGCAtggtaccctttcagtaacatATGACAGACCACAGTGCctttaaggaaaggaaaatgacagagagacagagacagaaagacagagagagagaaagagacagagagatggagagacagagacagagaaagagacagagagatggagagacagagacagagaaagagacagagagatggagagacagagacagagaaagagagagaagtgcctgctatagaggcagggtacaggggaagggtgggggaggcaggagggagggaaactgaggacattggtgacaGGAAAAGTACAATGAAGGGAtagatgttagaacattgtatgactgaaactcattcaTGAGAAACTTTCACTGCatgtctcacagtgactcaatttaaatatacattttaaaaagaaaacctgggggctggagcaatagcacagtgggtagggcatttgccttgcacgtggctaacccgggctctattcccagcatcccatatggaccccgagcaccgccaggagtaattcctgagtgcagaaccaggagtgatccctgagcatcgcccagttgtgacccccccaaaaaaaagaaaaaaagaaaaaattttaaaaataataaaaatagaggctggaggaatagcacagcgggtagggcgtttgccttgcacgcagctgatccaggttcgaatcccagcatcccatatggtcccctgaacatcgccaggggtgattcctgagtgcagagtcaggagtaacccctgtgcattgccgggtgtgacccagaaagcaaaaaaagaaaaaaagaaaaaagaaaaccaaataaataaacatgaactGACATACACTTTAACTAGAAATGATGGGCTGGTAAGCGAGAGgctcaaggggctggaaagaggaCAAAGCAGAGTGTGTGGCTTTGCAGGTTGATaaccagcactgcagggtccctgtgtgtgtgtgtgtgtgtatgtgtgtgtgtgtgtgtgtgcgtgtgtgcgtgtgtgtgtgtgtgtgtgtgtgtgtgtgtgtgtgtggcgaggGCAGGGGTCTCGGGGGCAGGGGAGGTAGTCTGAGGTGAGAAtggtctctgagtaccaccaggtgtggccccaaaatgagagaaagggagagaaagaagagaggacagAGGCGTGTGCACCCCAGAGCAGGAAGGCAAGCTGAAAGAACTATGCGCCCAGAGAAACCGGGAGCAGAACTCGCAAAGGCTGACGCGTCCTTGCGAACGAAGGAGCCGCACCGTGTAGCCACGCACCTGTAAAAAGCATCCCTGAGCTTCTCGTTGTGGATCTTCTTTATCTTGTCAATCTTGAACTGTTTCATGGACGCCTTGAAGCACTTGCTTACTTGGGCATACTCCACATCCTGGCTGCTGAGCTCGGACAACTGACGGGgaaaacagacaaacagacaaactCAACCTCGTTGCAGCAGATGAGTGTGAAGTCGGGGGGCCGCggtggcagggatggggtgggtgcCTGGGGCACGCCACGAGGCCGCTCTGGCTGCGCGTGCGCTAAGCGGGCTCAGGACTCTGCCAGTTGGTTCCGGTCACACGAAGCCTGTCCAGGCGGACTCTCAGGCCCATGAAGCAGCGTGAGAGAGGGCGGAGGGAAGGCCCTCCGGGACATCTGGGTTAGTCCATTCATTCGCATCTTTCTGGCTCACGCCAGTGCAAAGGTATCGGGaggaccccaggaccccagactGAGAGGGGGCAGTGGAAGTGGGAGCGCCTCAGCAAACAGCCcccatgggggaggggagatggcgAGGGTCACTTTATTCAGAAAACTCCCTGGGGCTCTGGTCCCGCACAGAACTTCTCTGCAGAAGTACCCGGGCCTCTCCCCAGGGGTGCCCAGTGAGTTTGGGTGTGGCTGTCCACCTCCAAACACAGCAccacggggggagggggcggggagggggtgtccaCTGCTCTCTGTGGCAGTGGACAGTCACCAGCCTTTGCGGCTTGATCGCCAAGTCCCTAGAGGCCGCACTCACCCGCCCATTCTctcacccccagacacacacactcgcTACCCGAtgcttctctccccacctttACAGAACACGTCCGCCCCAGAGGAGGGGAAGATTCGAGTACCTGGTACCCGCTCGGGTGCGGGCTGCCCGCCTGGGGAAGAGGGCTCGCGGCTGAAGGCGAGGTCGGCACCTGGACCTGCAGGGGGCTGTCCAGAGAGGAAGAGATTCCCGTCACACCCCGTGCCCAGCTTCCTCCCGCCCCCCTTCCACCCACCAACACGTCTAAGAGGCCACCCGAGTGTTGTCCTGCCGTGCGCCTCCGGTGGCAcgagccccttccccaccccggccAGCCACTGCCGCCAGCCCAGCGGACGCTTGAAGGAGGGGACAGGCAGCCCAGCTGGGCGGGGAGGTcacgtttattccaatctccccGAACGCTTATTCCAGTTTCACGGCGTGCCCCTTCCGGTTCCCGGCCCCTCACTCCCACCTCCTACCGACCCTCCTGCTAGTCGCCCCCGCCCAGTTGTGCAGCCTTTGTCATCGACCCCATTGCTCGAGTTCTGGGCAGCAAACCCCCATAGGTGAGAGAGCACAGTCAACATACGCAAAgcccttccttttttaaaaaaaaaaacaaccatctttggggctggagcaatagcacagcgagtagggcatttgccttgcacgtggccgacccgggtttgattcccagcatcccatagagtccccctgagcaccaccaggagtaattcctgagtgcagagccaggaataacccctgtgcatcgccgggtgtgacccaaaaagcaaaaaaaaaaaaaaaatcttttctatttgaatccctgagatacagttccaaagcTCTCCTGATTTTCAGCCCGTGGCTCGGGTCagcctcctaccccacccccggGTCGCTCGGTGCAGTCTCGGATCACACACTGCGCCGCAGGCAGAGCCGTTGCATCACGTTCATCTTGCAAATATTTTAGGAGCTTGGGGAAGCTGCTCGTGTGGCAGAGAGGAGAGCGGGAAGGGATCGAGGCTGGGGGAGAAAGTTCTAGAAGCAACTCTACTTACTACCAGGCAGAACTTACAAACTGCTAcgagggggcagctgggggagagtgcggggagaaggaaggggggcggggaagcTGCACTgcgctgggctggggagggggcgccaTCCTGTCTGCGAGCTGGAGAGGGGGAGAGCTGGAGAGGGGGAGAGCAAAGGACGGGGGAGAGAGGCCGGTTCCCACGCAGACTTACTCTAGCTCGCGTTTCATCCGAGTTACGTCCCAGGCAGACACGAAGGCCGGTCTCCGGAGGACTTTCTTCTGGGTCTTGGAGATGATGTTggtctgaatcatggctgttgacagagaggagaaagcaaGAATCAAGGGCCTGCGCCAGCCCAGGATGTCTGGTTGGGTTCCAGAAGCTGGTCACGGGGCCAACACTCTGGGGTGAACTGGGCaggtaggaagagagagagagagagggaggggggggggagagggagagggagagggagagagggagagggggagagagagggagagggagagggagagagagagggggagagagagagagagagggagagggagagagagagagagagagagagagagagagagagagagagggagagagagatagggagagagagagagaatccttctGGATGAAAACCTCGTGAGAAACCCCCGTCTCCTCACAGCCTCCCctggaaggaaggacagaggcgGATGGGCGTTGGGCAATTAACTTCTGTGCGATGGTAAAGGGGAGGCCCGGGAAGGAGGCCACATAGTGAGGCTGCCCTAAACATCGTGACTCGTGCTGGACCGGACTTGCCTCAGCCGGACggtttccctccccgcctggTACGAAGCCATCACTAACTCGGCAatgccacagagccaggactacgcTAAGGATTAAgcaactactttttaaaaatttttttaaattattttggttttacggccatacccagcaatgctcagaggtgactcctggctctgcacacttggcagtgctcaggggaccataagggatgccaggggtcaaacctgggttgcaaagcatgcaaggcaaatgccctacacctgtactatcgctctgggttgggtttttttttttttattaatctcggggccacacctggcagtgctcagagcttactcctagctctgtgctcagggagcactcctggtgggctcgagggaccatgcgGGGTGCCAGGGTTCACAGCAGAGAGCTGACCATgagcaagacaagagccctacacCTTTCGTGGGTTCTTTAACCACTAATCACAGGAACCAGGGGATGGCTCAGAGGCAAAAAGCACCCGCCTTGccggagtggggctggagcaatagcatagcgggaacccttgcacgaggccaacccgggttcgaatcccagcatcccatatggtcccctgagcaccgccaggagtaattcctgagtgcaaagccaggagtgacccctgtgcatcgctgggtgtgacccaaaaagcaaaaaaaaaaaaaaaaaaaaaagcacccgcCTTGCAGGAGTGAGTGGAGTGGAGTGTCCCGACCGTGAGCACAGGATCAACAGCTTAAGTCCTGGGGGAAGATGGGGGAAGAGTGTCCCGGGGGTGCTGGTAGGGGACAAGGACCTTCAATGGTGAGTCCAGTCCTGCCTGATTTCAAGCTAGAAGGATCTCCAGAAGCGAGCCAGCGTGCCCGGGGAGAGGGGAAAGGCCCATCTCCAAGCCCGAGAGGGCATCTCAGGGGAAGGGCGGAGGCGGTGCGTGGTCTGCACCGTGGCCCCTGGAAATCCCTCCACAGCCTGGCCACGGGCCCCCGCGGCCCCAGGGTACTCAGCCTGGCTGAGGGGGCAACAAGCTCTCGGGCCTCACTGTCCAACCTCTCATTCTCGGGGTTGGGAGAGGCTCTTGCCAGCCCCCGTTTGCCGCCTCTCGCCCGGGGGTGCCTCACCATCAAGGGCCCTGACGCCGGCGTCCCTGCCCAGGGCAAGAAACGTGCCTCAAGagagaccagagcgatagtacagcgggggaggccgacccgggttcgatccccagcatcccatatgttccccccagcaccaccagggataattcctgagttcagaaccaggagtaacccctgagcatcactgggtgtgacccaaaaagaaaaaaaaaaaaaacccagaaacataCCTCGGAAATTCAGCTCGTAGTTCCGTTTGCCCGCCTGAAAGGGCACCACGACGGCCCTGGAGGAGCTGCAGTAGATGGTCTCCAGGTAGGAGGAGTCGACGCTCGCAGCCTGCTGGTGCCGGCCGTCCTCCTGCCAGGAAACAGACTCGCGTGAGGCCTCCGGGCCTCGCTTTCCAGTAACCCCCTCCGGCCACTCTCCAGTATTTCGCTTTGGATTTAGAAGGAAATCCCGCCGGGCCATTTCCCACTCGCCTGCCCCGTCCTGGGGTGGCAGACAGAGCTCTGTGTACTGCTGGGATGGACGCAGGGCTAGGCAGTGCCCTGCAAAGACGCTGACCATgagcaagacaagagccctccaCCTTTTTtcgtggattcttttttttttttttttttttgctttttgggtcacaacccagcgatgctcaggggttactcctggctttacactcaggaattactcctggcggtgcttgggggaccatatgggatgccggggatcgaacctgggtcggccgcgtgcaaggcaaatgccctacccgctgtgctattgctccggcccccttttcGTGGGTTCTTTAACAAGCAAATCACAGGAACCAggtggggcgctggccttgcaggcagccgacccgagtttgatccctggcaccccctagggtgtcccaagccccaccaggagtgaccaccgaGTGGTCTCACGGCCAGGAGGAAGCCGTGAGAACTGCCAAGTGtcgtaaaaataaaataagatgaaatacGAAGGAGGGCATAGTTCCTCGGGTTAAAGTGcccgccttgcatgtgacagaccctggTTCAGCTCCCGATTCTGATCGccgatctccagcaccatatatataGCGTATGAAATCCCAGGtcagaaattcctgagcactgagccaggaataagccctgagcaccctagggcgtggcccaaaaaaagtaaaaaaaagataaaacatgggTCCACAAGACAGGTTTTGCTCCCCAAGTCTAAACAGGAGCCACCTGGCCCTTCTCCTCAGCCCAGGGGTCTCCAGACATCCCAGCTGGCATCAGGGGCTAGAATAAAAGGGGGAGAAAGACCCCTTTCCCCCACCGCCATGTAAGGCTAGGACCCCTGGCCCAGACACAGGGGAAGGTCTGAATCTGAGAATGTGTGGGTCAGGGGGATCGCTCTAGCTCAAGGCGGGGTACAGACCCGAGCAGACTGGAAAGGTCCCGATAtgcacccccagcagagcccggGAGACCACGAGAAGTCGGGGAccaaaccccagcatcccccaaACAAAGCCTCAGCTCCAGTCCACCGAGCCACATCCTAAGGCCCACACACGACGCATTCATAAAAGTGgcatgtttgggggccagagcgataggatggcagggagggtgctgATGACCCGGGCTTGACTCCGAGACCCACTCCGAGctccaccgggagtgaccccagagtgtaGAGCCCTGAGTCACCCCctgacactgctggatgtggcccccaaaccaaaccaaacagaagtGGGATGTGTAAGAGCTTCTGAGGAGTTCAGTACCTTTCCGTATTCGATCCACACCCCTCCTTCGTCCCTCCAGTACCAGATCCACTTGGTGGTGAAAGGCAAGCCCTTTGCCTTGACCGAGGAACACGTGGAGAGGCGGCGGATGGGCAAAGAATTACAAGTCATTCCTAGAAAATCGATCCTGAGGCTCTCGATGGTAACCCTAAGAGGCAAGGTTTTATAGTCAGAAAATGCTCCACTGACTTCTAGAACATGGTCTTTCCCAGAAAGCACAGGTCAAGCCCCAGAGCTTAAAAGgcatttcctattttctttttttcatggcaCCTCTTTCacgttatttacttatttgtttaggctttttgggtcacaactggcgatgctcaggggttcctcctggctctgtactcaggaattacccccagtggtgctcagggaaccacatgggatgctggagattgaacccaggtcagccacatgcaaggtaaacgccctactctGTTGTACTGGCTctggcttccctccccaacccagtcttctttttttttttgctacttccTATTTTCTTTATAAGCTTCCATATTTGACAACGTTCAAGAAAGAATtgattataacaagcaatacaaaacaaaactatctagcatctgcctgggggcaggcttgagtggtggtgggaaaattcgaaataatggtggtggggaggtgtaatggtggtgggactggtgttgaaatattgagtgtaatcaatgattgtgaacaactttatgaaaaataaaattaaaaaaagaaagaattgagaATTCTACACAGAGACAATGTCACTTGGCCCCTCCCCCGTGTTTAATGCTGTCCCTTCTCAaagaaatctcaaaataaaacCAGTGCTCGCAAAGCAATCGACTAGCTCAATGTTAGAAAATGAGTTAAAAACTCACaagaggggctggggtgacagtacagcgggtagagcatttgccttgcatacggcccaatgggttcggttcccagcatcccatatggtcccctgagcactgccaggagtaattcctgagtgcaaagtgaggaataactcaggtgtgacccaaaatgtcaaaaaaaaaacaaaacaaaacacaagaggcaggactggagtaatagcacagcaggtagagcatttgccttgcacgaggccaccccgggttcaattcctagcatcccatatggtcccccaagcaccactaggagtaattcttgagtcaattactccaccaggagtaagttctgaaaaGGCATGCCAGGAACCTTTAAAAGTCTTCACCAAACTCCCTTACCTTCACTTCGTCCTACACTAAGCTTCTCCCaacttggggagctccttttttctcttctactttccaataaacttttctactttccaactctgagtctgagcatctttattattcaatattttcaaatattgagGAACCTGGGAATCACGAATGAACAGAGACCCTCCAACACTGTTTCTGCCTAGCCTGCATCAACTCCtgccctgaactcaggaatcacttctgtcggtgctcaggggaccatctggattcggggatagaacctgggttggctgtgtgcaaggaaagcgccctacctactgcactactgctccagccccagtatgtcttatttttttccccaatttattTACCTATTACTTAAATGGTTATTTAATTATCATCTGAGcttcttttttattcagaatgtttactttattttataatttttaaattaatgctggagcaatagcagagcggttgggcgtttgcctttcacgcggccgacccgagttcgattcctccgcccctttcggagagcccggcaagctaccgagagtattgagcccacgcggcagagcctggcaagctacccgtgcgtattggatatgccaaaaacagtaataataaatctctctctatgagagacgttactggtgcccgctcgaacaaatcgaagagcaacgggatgacaggttattattattattattattattattttggttttttggatcacacccggcaatactcagggctgactcctggctctgcactcaggaatcactcctggaagtgctcgggggaccatatgggaagctgggaatcgaacccaggtcagccgtgtgcaaggcaatcaccctacccgctgtgctatcgctccagcccctaaactattattattttttaatcaccatgagacacagttacaaagctttcctgtttgagtttcagtcatacaacgaccaatcacccagccctccaccagtgcacatcttccaccatcaAGGTCCCCAGgatccccccatcccatccctccccctgcctctgtgcagacagtctcccccatacTCCCTTtcgcattgcttgttatgaaatgACAGAGATCTTACAATCTGCCAACTTACACGGAGCTCTGGGGGTCACAGTAGTACTTCTCGATGGTCTCCGAGGACTGCAGCAACACCCAGGTATCCTTGGTAAACACCTGCCACTGGTAGGGCAGAGGGAAATGCTCTTTCTGGCAGCTTTCTacaaagacagagaagagacgtGAGAAAACAGGTTCCTGTGCACGTTTTCTaatcctttttgggtcacacccggcaatgcacaggggttccacctggctctacactcagaaattactcctggaggtgctcgggaaaccatatgggatgctgggaatcgaacctgggtcggccgcatgcaaggcaaaggctctacccactgtgctatctctccagcccccagggtttTCTAATCCAGTGAACCTGCCAAGTGCCCTGTTCCCCTCCAGGCCACACAGAAGCGCTTCCCTCTCTGGGCACCCTCAGATCCGAACCTCCACATTCCTCGCTCCCCATGGAGACTTGGCAGAAAGCAAAACTTGCGAGGTGCAGGGGTGTGGCAGTGGAACAGCTGTCCGGCCCTGATAATAATGCCACGTGCCCCGGCACCACAGGTGTGTGTAACTCGGATCACTGCCAccacaaaagggaaagaaaaataaagcaacaagaACAAAGCTTCGGCACGTGGCAAGCCACTGCCACGGGGAGTTCCAAATCCTTATCAATGCATTTTCTGTACCCCCAAAATGGATCGGGGGGCACCAGATGCTTCCCAGGTGGCTCCCtgtgtttcccttttttttttaattttaaaaattttattgaatccttttttcccttctgcGGCCATTGCTGAAGTGGTAACTGCCAAAATGAAGTTCAATCCTTTTGTGACTTCTGACCAGAGCAAGAACCGTAAGAGGCATTTCAATGCACTTTCCCACATTCGTAGGAAGATTATGTCTTCCCCTCTTTCCAAAGAGCTGAGACAGAAGTACAATGTGCGATCCATGCCCATCCGGAAGGACGATGAGGTTCAGGTTGTGAGGGGACACTACAAAGGTCAGCAAATTGGCAAAATAGTCCAGGTTTACAGGAAGAAATATGTTATCTACATTGAACGAGTCCAGCGGGAGAAGGCAAATGGCACAACTGTCCATGTGGGCATTCACCCCAGTAAGGTGGTTATCACCAGGCTAAAACTGGACAAAGATCGCAAAAAGAtccttgaatgcaaagccaagtcTCGCCAAGTAGGAAAGGAGAAGGGCAAATATAAGGAAGAAACGCTTGAGAAGATGCAGGAATAAAGTTATATACAACTTGATTAAaaactgtaaaatgaaaaaaaaaattttattgaatcactgtgagatagttacaagctttcatgtttgggttacaatctcacaatgaccaaacacccatccctccaccagggcacattccccaccaccaatatcccgaggatatgtcccctttcccaccttccccctgcctccatggcagacaatattccccatactctctctctgctattgggcattatggcttgcaacacagacactgagaggtcagcatgtttggtccattctctACTTTCCCTGTGTTTCCTTGAGACCTGACGTACTCGTAGCCACTTCCAGAAAGGTCCCCGCTACGGATCCCTCCCTAGATGCTGAGCTGACATCATATGTCCTAACCCTCCCCCTTGTCACCAGCCCCTGCGCCCTCCTAGCTCAGCTCTTCCTTACAAGGCGCATGATGGCTTGAGCTTACACGCTCGCTGCAGCAATCATGGCATCACTGATTACGGGCACTAGATGAATGCAGGGTGGATGGCGAAACAGGGATACCAGGAGTGGGCCAGTCTTGCTTTAGGATACTTGTGTTCGAATCTCCAAGAGCAGGgacggagagataggacagcagggagggcccttgccttgcacacagctgacccgggtatctttcctggcaccatatattgtctcccgagtcctgccaggagtgagcccggggcccagagccaggagtaatcctgagcattgccaggtattgctcaaaaggaggaaaaaaaaatccaaaagcagAGTCAGAGATGTTTAGCAGGTGAGGCGCGTGCCTTCCTATGgctacccgggttccatccctgcaccactcaggagggccctgagcacagagccaagaacagcccctgagcatagctgggtatggctcaactAAGACGAAATGCAGACGTAACCCAGGTGCCCAGTACAGGGCgagtggaaaaaaacaaacaaggccTATCCACGCAACGGGAAATTATTCAAGAGTGAAACGGAAGGAAATCCTCATACAGATTCCaacaggcagagcctggaggaaggaTGAGGTCAGTCATTAAGGAaaaaatgggggggtgggagtggggggcagagacagtacaggggtaactGTATAGGGGtcaaggctcttgctttgcagagAGCCAATCCTGGTTCAGATCAAgccagaaagacagcacagcgggaagggcccttgctctgcacacggctgacccgggtccgagctccagcatcccatctggctactgagcaccagcaggagtgatctctgagtacggagccaggaggaaacccggagcaccgctgggtgcgccctctccccctccaaaaaaatcccTGAGCCACTTACGGTGCCGCAGCACTGCCAAGGGTcgttctgagcactgtcagatatagGCGCTGAGCACcgctcgctgggtgtgacctccaagaCCCAGGTcccgccccctcaaaaaaagccaaaaggaagATCACACCAGGACACTCTGCTGAGGGACCCAGAGTTGTCCTATTTGCGGACACAAAAAAACGAAAagttcagctgctgggagctgaaggaggggctgggagaggcgGTTCATAGTGAGTCATTTCCATTTTGAAAGACCGGAAAcgtacttttaaaatgtttaaaatggcaAAAATCCACATGACGTGCATTTtcttgcaaataaaaaaaataaataaatagggggctgGGAGACAAATGCCCTCCAGCCAGTAGGCCACTTGCGTTGTGCTGGATAGTAACCCCAAACAcgttaggcttcatcagtgagttGCTCtacagtgctctctgagcactccTAATCACTGAGtgtatctttaacctttcctttgtgctttacctctcctCCTGTTCCCTACTAGATTCCCCAGTCGGGCTTGGTAACTTACATAAAGCCAAACCTTCCGGGGACCCCAGACTTTGCATCTGTAGCGAATTATTTGCTTTTCCCTTTCCCCCTATAACCTTTCCGAATCTTACTATAGATcagtgttctttgcttaaacacagagagACCTTTAATGCTGTTCCCCTAATATTTGACTCTGAAATATCCGACTCCTGGGCTTCCGTCATAATACCTGACTCCGGCGTCAATTGCCATAGCTCCGAACATCTCCGAAAGCTGGGTCCCACCGAGGGATCTCTGGACGAAGCCAGGGCAAGCAGTAGAGCTACCCTGGCTTCGATATGGGTTGGTCTAGAAACCATAACGCACGGTCATGATACAAGCCGTAATGACCAGAAAGACAGGACCCCATGGGGTAGGAA
The nucleotide sequence above comes from Sorex araneus isolate mSorAra2 chromosome 1, mSorAra2.pri, whole genome shotgun sequence. Encoded proteins:
- the LOC101552987 gene encoding 60S ribosomal protein L26-like yields the protein MKFNPFVTSDQSKNRKRHFNALSHIRRKIMSSPLSKELRQKYNVRSMPIRKDDEVQVVRGHYKGQQIGKIVQVYRKKYVIYIERVQREKANGTTVHVGIHPSKVVITRLKLDKDRKKILECKAKSRQVGKEKGKYKEETLEKMQE